In one Rutidosis leptorrhynchoides isolate AG116_Rl617_1_P2 chromosome 8, CSIRO_AGI_Rlap_v1, whole genome shotgun sequence genomic region, the following are encoded:
- the LOC139862337 gene encoding zinc finger A20 and AN1 domain-containing stress-associated protein 5-like — MAQRTEKEETEFKSVPESLTLCINNCGVVANPMTNNMCQKCFNATTITSSTTSYRRSRSPVSVDLVINRTVEVLDEELNKRNETVVVKKEVNRCSGCRKKVGLTGFRCRCGDLFCSEHRYSDRHDCSYDYKTAGREMIAKDNPVVKASKIVRI, encoded by the coding sequence ATGGCTCAGAGAACAGAGAAAGAAGAAACGGAATTCAAATCCGTACCAGAATCGTTGACTTTATGCATAAACAACTGCGGCGTCGTTGCTAATCCGATGACGAACAATATGTGCCAGAAATGCTTTAACGCTACAACAATCACCAGCTCAACGACGTCGTATCGCAGATCTAGGTCACCGGTATCGGTAGATCTGGTAATTAACCGGACGGTAGAGGTTTTAGATGAAGAATTGAATAAGAGGAATGAAACGGTTGTTGTGAAGAAGGAGGTGAATCGGTGTTCCGGCTGCCGGAAAAAGGTCGGTTTGACCGGATTCCGGTGCCGGTGCGGTGATCTGTTTTGTTCGGAGCATCGGTACTCCGATCGACATGATTGTAGTTATGATTATAAAACTGCTGGACGTGAGATGATTGCAAAAGATAATCCAGTTGTTAAAGCTTCAAAAATTGTTAGAATATAA